The Phragmites australis chromosome 13, lpPhrAust1.1, whole genome shotgun sequence DNA window GGGAGAGAGCGGCCTCgatcatcttcttcatttgGGTACCATCTATTTGATCTACCTGAAAAATAGGAGATTTAGTAGTACAACATTACCTAGTCAGCATGCGTTGATgctgaagtttttttttcaaaataacaATCGAGTTGATACCAAAGTCAACCACCCACATATCGTATGTTCATATTCTACGCATTTTCAACTAACCATACGCTAATCatataaatttatatgtaaGAAAAAAGAGTTAAGAGAACATTAACTTACGTCATAAATGATAGAACGGAATTTTTTGCTGGCCTAACGACTCGAGCACGTGCAAACTGTGCTCCACATAGAACAGAAAACAATCACGACATGTGAAAAAGAAGTTGTGGTGGTAGTAGTACTGGAATGAAAAGATCGATGAGCCGCGTGGAGCACGTGGCGGTCGTTTTCCATTCGTCCCCCACTACAAGGGCGTCCTCTGCTCCCGTTTCTCTCTACTCAATTCTGCATGTGAAGCACGTGCGGATTCGAGTTGATTAATAAGCACGTGATTAGGCAGCGACAATGCAGATCTGATTAGCTCCCCCAAAAGAATCACGATGATTGGCGCCATGTGATGACGAGTGACGTGGCGTTCGTCCACCTAGGAACAGGACGACGATTTTTTGACCCGATCTCTCTTCCTAAACGAATAAAGGAAAGCGGTagtaactatttttttatttgtatatatcatCCTTACGTAGAGTTtatgttaatatttttttatgttctaaTTTTATTGAATGTCTTTGAAGAGACAAAACGAGAGTGATTATAATGAAAAAAGAAATTACCTTTTATCATAGTTGTGAGTCACGAGGTATGACTTCACCTATTAGAATATTAGTGTTTATGAtttgggaaaaatgcaaacaCCCCTCAAAGTTACTTGATTTTGACTTCCtctaaaattgttttgttgcaaaaacccccaaaagtttcactttattgaaaaaaaacccccaaaaattcaaaaaactaaaaaatcacaacaaaattctaaaaaactagagataattctaagaccttctataagatttgttttcaaaaataatatcctttgcatcatatttcatgtagaggaagtttggaaaaaaatatgcagctcgtttattaactcatgttattttaactttatcatgtctaccattattttttctaaaaaaaattgtttaagtaaactaataaaagttgtTTCACTACTTTTGgatgttatggattagttatgaattaatctatctacaacacatttactcaatcctgcatgttacaataactatttcaatatttcatgtatttttaggagacagaggatcatgtaagaaaactaaaaaaaattatttcatgatttttagattagtaaataattaactatgcatttaactcaaattaataaatgagctgaatgtttttcttttttttcaaacttactctccatgaaatatgatgcaaaggatattatttttcaaaataaatttcacaaaaggtcttagaattgtctctagtttttttagaatgttttgtgatttttttaaaaaaaattgaatttttgagGGTGTTTTTCAACTAAACCAAATCTTAgggtttttttcaacaaaacaatttttgggggaaaagtcaaaatccaagtgatttttgAGGGTTTGCATTTTTCCATATGATTTTTACACACATGTGaatatttttaatagttttatttatATGTGTATgataaatttatagttttatttttatGCGTGTGATAAATACGCACGGGTGGATGTACGAGTGTGGTGTAAGTGCGTAACGGTGTGCACGAATGTGGgacaatgaagaaaaaaaagcttaCGCCTGTGACGTCAGCGCGTCCCCATGTCATCTCAATAATTTGAGAACGCCCAAGGAGAAAACAGCGCAATCCAATTGAACTGTGCGGCCGACACAGACGTTGCCGCTGCCGGTGGCAACGAAGGACCACGACGTACCTCGACGAAGACGGTGTGCATGAGGCACCCGGCGACGGACGTGATGTTGGCGGTGATGACCTTGAGCCGGAGCTCCTCGAGCGCGCGGCACACCCGGGCCATGGCGTCGCGGCGCTTGCTGCACGTAACGCTCACAACCAGCACGCGGTCGCCCACGTCCGACACGCGTAGCTCGAGCACCTCCACCGGCGGGGACGCGCCGCTGGTGATGGACGGCACGGACTGCGCCCGCTTCATCTTCTTCCCCCGCTCGGCCTGCAGGAGGAGGCCCTCGCTGTAGTAGTGCTCCTCCGCGCCGCCCGCCAAACCGGAGGCGGCCTCGAGGGCGCGCACCTCCTGGAGCATCTGCCGCTCCTCGGCTTTCAGCTGCTCGATGTACTCGATCGCGTCCTTGATGATTGACGCCTTGTCCATCTGCAGCCAGAACGTCATCGTCAGACCAAGCTCTTGGATCAATCTTTCCGGCGATTGGAAATGCCGGCGGCCTGAGCGAGCTCACGCACCTTGGTTATGTTGGGCACGACGCTGCGGAGCGCGTAGAGCTTCTCGTTGAGCTTGCGGCGACGGTCGCGCTCCATGAGGATGTTCTTGTTCGCCCCTGCCGCGCCCCCGGCCCCCGTGTCAACCGCGACCACCTCGCTCCTCCCCGCCCGCGCCGACGACGAGTGCGACCCGTCCGGCGAGTTGGAGTCGTAGTAAGACGTGGCGTCCTCGcacgcgccgccgctgcccacGTACATGCTGCAACAACAATGGCACGGACACACCGGTTAGTCATCAGTCTCCGCAGCAATGGCGCGCGACTGAGCTCGGTTGATCGGCTGCGCGGCGCGGCGTACCTGCCGACGAGCTCCTCGCACTCGAGGTAGCGCTGCGTCTCCCAGTAGTACTCGAAGCTGTCGCCCATCTCCGGGTCCatgcctccttctcttcctcctctgcttCCCCTGCCTCAGATCTGCGGGACTGTGCAGCTCTCGAGCCTCTATATAGGCTCCGGCGCGTGAGAATGTCGGGTGGGGCCTCCCGATCCGCGTAAGGACCAGGCGGAAAGGAAACGTGCGGGAACTCGAGCGCCCCGTGGGTCCGCCCTGGCAGCCGCACGGACAGCAGTCGATCCCCATCGCGAGGAAAACGTGCGTGATTAGTAGGGTAATTTAATGTCAACTCATCTACTGCTTTGATCGCTTAATCAATCGATCAATTTTTAATTGCTCATATACCGAAATATTCTCCTAgtgaaaactttttttttgcgagtgCATctcaaaaaatgaaaatatttgcaagtgTTCTCGTTTGGTCACGGACGTGTGTGGATGGCATTCCTGTGGCCACGTTGTTGTGATGGATATTTTTCTTCTATGAACTTGTTTTGGGATAGACCGCGGAGGGAGAGAACACCACACCAAACAAAACAAGACCAGAATCAATCAAGCACAATGGCTGAACCACCTTGGAGGCTCCAAGGGTTATTCATATGTGCATCATCGGTGGTTTTGTCACCGGCTGTGGCTGTAGTTGTAGCTGTGGCTATGATCATCATCAAAAGTTCTTTTGAGATACGTTTGATTCCCGTGATAGTTTTATTGGAGTCAACATTTGTTTTCGTGCAATCTCTATCATATATGTTAGAAAGAGAGTGGTAGCACTTCGGCTGGTATTGCTTGGTCATTAATCTCGCatttattaaaaaagataagAGATGGATGCATTTATGTCTATCGTTAGACATTGGATAGCCATTTACATCGACGAGTGTAGTGTCAAATTAGTTTCAACCTCGATTCTCACAGTAAATAAGAATATTTGGTGTTTTTTGGTGCTTTGATAAAATGCAAGCAGATTTGTCGCCCAGTAAAACTGTTTCCAAAGCTATCTCATCTTTCCTCAGGTCCCAGTCGCAGAATTTCATCGTCACAAACATACCTGTCGTGCCTGTTGACAAGGGCGAGACACACTAGAGTGCTCAGGCGTCTTCATGAAGACGGGAAGGTTTGGTGAGAGAGCAAGCTACCGAAATTCCAATTGGGCTTTGGGTCGTGTGTTGCGTGCGTGCGTGAATCCGGCCTGCCTGCCGTGGTCCTCAAATTAAAGTAGGGCAGTCTTGGAGGGAGAAGACAAGCTGAAATTAGACTCCCAtttttcttgcttgttctccactcCGCCTTCCTCTGATAGTCTTACTGCCGATGAACAATTCAATTGGGAACCAATATAGATTCCTAGAGACCAAATCATGCTGTTGTTCTGTTGAGATTTCCTTCGCGTGATCACGGATACAacaaattggtatcagagatgGGTTGTTGCTACTGCAACTCAAAATCCTCTCAGTTTCGATCTGTAAAATTCCAAGGGGAAGATTGCGGCCGTTGTAAATCTGTTAGCCAGGTTGGATCAACTTGGAGCAGAGTTCAGTATGGTGCTTTAGGTCATTTCTaacagatactttaaaaatttatcctatataatactattacagattcccctaacactattatagtatcctctattttttccaTCTTCAATAAATACTCTATTTCCTATCTTCCATTACTCTCTCCTTCCTTCGAGCCCACATGTCAGTCTCTAGCTACAGTGATATAGCATCCTTCGTCCACCGCAAATTTGTAGCCATTTCTTTACGTCTGCAATCCTATAAAAGCTAAAAACGACATCGTTGGAGTGCTTTGCAGAGCCTCTCGATCGGCATCCGTCTCGGCACAGTACTTTGCGGCCATGAAAACGCTTCGGTTGGAGCCAACAAGTCCGGCGACGGAGCAGCGACTGCTACAAGCGGTGACGAAGTTGACGACGAAGCTTGACGAACTGGATAAGAAAGTTGATACGCAAGGAGCTGCATTGGAGACTGTTCCAGCCAAGGTAGATCTGTTGATGACTCAGTTTGGTCCAACAAGAATAGATCCAGGTGGCTCGACTCCTGAAGCCCGGATCCACCTCATCACTGACGAACACAACACACATCGACGCTGGCCTGGCCGGAGTGAGCCCAGATGGATTTCCACCAGTACCACATCCATCAAAGCAAGTGAATCATACATCTCATCACTCTTCCAATTATCTTCCTGAGATGAATGTTCCGGAGATCGATCGGTCGGGTAGTGATGCTAACTCGAGAAGACCTTGGATGCTCAAGACGGATTTTCCAAAATCTGATGGTTCTGATGTCAAGATTTGGTTGCGACACTTATTTTCTGACGTACTAAATTCCTGCTGCTTTTTCTGTTTCTGCTGCATGGTTGCACATGATGGATAATGCTGTACATTGGTGTCAGTCATACAAACACACCGTAGGGactaattaattttttaatgtcaACTCATCAGCTTTGCTCGCTTAATCAATTAATTTTCAATTGCTCCCGCTCACGTGAGATGTTATCTTCTCCTGTTGGTCGCATATACCTAAATATTCTCCATGTCAAAACTACAAAAAATATTGCGAGTGCATctcaaaaaatgaaaatatttgcaagtgGTCTCGTTTGGTCACGGACGTGTGTGGATGGCGTTCCTGTCGCCATGACGCCATGTTGTTGTGAtggatatttttcttctttgatttGTTTTGGGATAGACtatggaggggggggggggggggggggaacacCACACCAATCAAAACAAGACCTTGATCAATCAAGCACAATGGGTGGACCACCCTGCAGGCTGGAATGGTTATTCATGTGTGTCATATGTGGTTTTGACCGGCTGTGGCTGTGGTCACTATGGTGAGTCCTTTTGGTGTGCGTTTTATTTCATTTTGTTCCGTGCAATCTCTATCTTATATGTGGGAAAGAAAGTGGTAGCGTTTTGGTTAGTATTGTTAGGTCGCTAATCTCGCatttattaaaaaagaaaaaaggcggGTGTGTTTATGTTGATCACTAGACATTGGATAACCTTTTACATGGATGAGTGTAGTGTCAAATTAGTTTCAACCTTCATTCTTAaaataaacaagaataaatTGATGTTTTTTTTGGCGCTTTGATCAAATGCAAGCAGGTTTGTCGCCCAGTAAAACCATTTCTTAAACTATCTCATTTTTTCTCAGGTAGGAATCCCAGAATTTCTCCCCGACACAAACAAGTTGAGCCACCTAAATTATAAGGTCGTGCTGGCTGTTTTTTAATTATCATGTTACTTGTTAGAAACCcggtcgaatatctaactataaaatatatacacataaagagtatatcatatacGGACAGGGTATATACAACAtatattaagaagctttagatatcacggaactgaattagcggtacctgatacaccgaaatcaaggaagtacatatcaggaaggtttcgattagttacctaactcgatacgatTAGTATTCGAAACAGATTTATTTACTTGGACGTCAAAGAAGATAACTCTCTATCGATCACAGCTGGATaagagtcggtacctcaccactatataaggcgaaaaggtttaggggtggggggggggagagaaaaaaaggaggagaCAACTTGAGgaaagcatcaagaccctagcagagaagatattcggCGACTTTAGCTTTAAGTTAGATCATATCTGATATACTCCCTGTAATAGATTTAgtcacattgcttgtactcgagatcatcaatatacgacagcaacacccccacaggacgtagggtattactccaatcggaggcccgaatCTGTATACATCAATTGTctcatctcgtgattaatccctgcactcgaagctacccagtcaatttacggacacattgtaaggaactaatcttcaatagttggcgcgccaggtaggggcgttcttctgttttgcaggattaatcatgtATCGGGCTCACGTTTACATCGGATTCTCCGACAACGacttctatgaccacttcgagTCAACGGTGGACAGCTTTGAGTCCCCTCTCGTCGGCTCGGAGATCACCTTCGGAACCATGGTTTTCCATTGAGACGGCCAATGGATGtgtaccgtgaggtgggacatcttgaGTGGGATCCcgcggagcctaatgttctccactgcatggacaccgacaatGACGAGTGTGGCAACGGTGATTCTAACACCAACCAGAGTAGCCGAATATATTGACTCGtgtatatggctagaagcaacGACCC harbors:
- the LOC133888565 gene encoding transcription factor BHLH6-like isoform X2 gives rise to the protein MDPEMGDSFEYYWETQRYLECEELVGSMYVGSGGACEDATSYYDSNSPDGSHSSSARAGRSEVVAVDTGAGGAAGANKNILMERDRRRKLNEKLYALRSVVPNITKMDKASIIKDAIEYIEQLKAEERQMLQEVRALEAASGLAGGAEEHYYSEGLLLQAERGKKMKRAQSVPSITSGASPPVEVLELRVSDVGDRVLVVSVTCSKRRDAMARVCRALEELRLKVITANITSVAGCLMHTVFVEVDQIDGTQMKKMIEAALSQLDAATESPPSSMSY
- the LOC133888565 gene encoding transcription factor BHLH6-like isoform X1; this translates as MDPEMGDSFEYYWETQRYLECEELVGSMYVGSGGACEDATSYYDSNSPDGSHSSSARAGRSEVVAVDTGAGGAAGANKNILMERDRRRKLNEKLYALRSVVPNITKMDKASIIKDAIEYIEQLKAEERQMLQEVRALEAASGLAGGAEEHYYSEGLLLQAERGKKMKRAQSVPSITSGASPPVEVLELRVSDVGDRVLVVSVTCSKRRDAMARVCRALEELRLKVITANITSVAGCLMHTVFVEEERSGQKIVVLFLGGRTPRHSSSHGANHRDSFGGANQICIVAA